Proteins from a genomic interval of Trichoderma breve strain T069 chromosome 2, whole genome shotgun sequence:
- a CDS encoding ubiquitin-conjugating enzyme domain-containing protein: MLNIWSMSQKKKQKEAENAEGQAAGGKRKKVTAAQLRVQKDLSELSLGATMKTDFPDPDNILNFILSIEPDEGMYRGGKFTFDFAINQNFPHEPPKVLCREKIYHPNIDLEGKVCLNILREDWKPVLNLNAVIVGLQFLFLEPNASDPLNKEAADDLRSNREGFKRNVRTAMSGGSVKGAPYDRVLK; encoded by the exons ATGTTGAACATATGGTCTATG tcgcagaaaaaaaagcaaaaggaggctgagaatgCTGAGGGTCAGGCTGCcggagggaagaggaagaaggtgaCGGCGGCACAGCTACGAGTACAAAAAG ATTTGTCAGAACTATCTCTCGGTGCAACGATGAAGACGGACTTTCCTGATCCCGACAATATCCTCAACTTTATCCTGTCGATCGAGCCGGACGAGGGCATGTACCGAGGCGGAAAATTCACATTCGACTTTGCCATCAACCAGAACTTCCCGCACGAGCCTCCTAAAGTGCTGTGCAGAGAGAAGATATATCATCCCAACATTGATCTCGAGGGCAAGGTTTGCCTTAACATTCTGCGGGAGGACTGGAAGCCGGTGTTGAACCTGAATGCTGTCATTGTGGGGTTGCAG TTTTTGTTCCTGGAACCCAACGCCTCGGATCCTTTGAACAAGGAGGCGGCTGACGACCTGAGAAGCAACCGAGAGGGATTCAAGAGGAACGTACGAACGGCAATGAGTGGAGGATCTGTCAAGGGAGCGCCATATGACCGAGTACTGAAATAG
- a CDS encoding chitin synthase domain-containing protein produces MAYNGPGGGQGGGHPLQDLPSGSSYHLPPHEEEEQAGRYLLNEPGSHGYEHDRLGAGTPPDRPVSAYSLTESYAPGASPIGTPGLGSDNGYGHWVQRQQQPAGGGLKRYNTRKVKLVQGSVLSIDYPVPSAIKNAVEPKYRDVEGGNEEFVKMRYTAATCDPNDFTLKNGYDLRPRMYNRHTELLIAITYYNEDKVLLARTLHGVMQNIRDIVNLKKSTFWNKGGPAWQKIVVCFVFDGIDKADKNTLDVLATIGVYQDGVVKKDVDGKETVAHIFEYTSQLSVTPNQQLIRPSGDSPQNLPPVQFIFCLKQQNTKKINSHRWLFNAFGRILNPEVCILLDAGTKPSPRSLLALWEGFYNDKDLGGACGEIHAMLGKGGKKLLNPLVAVQNFEYKISNILDKPLESSFGYVSVLPGAFSAYRFRAIMGRPLEQYFHGDHTLSKILGKKGIDGMNIFKKNMFLAEDRILCFELVAKAGQKWHLTYIKAAKGETDVPEGAAEFISQRRRWLNGSFAASLYALMHFGRMYKSGHNIIRMFFLHIQLIYNFLNVIFSWFSLASYYLTTTVIMDLVGTPVIASSNSSEHHGWPFGDEATPIINTLLKYLYLAFVILQFILALGNRPKGSKFTYIASFMVFALIQGYILVLSVFLVVQAFNTPIQDQINFDSGEDFVKSFFFGAGAAGVIIIALITIYGLYFIASFLYLDPWHMFHSFPHYLLLMSTYINILMVYAFNNWHDVSWGTKGSDKAEALPSANVQKGEKNEVVVEEIEKEQEDIDSQFEQTVRRALAPFKEEEEVEKKDVEDGYKSFRTGLVVSWLFSNIILIIGVTTDDFAQSGLVGTSSSRTANFFKFLLYATAVLSLIRFIGFLWFLGKTGLMCCFARR; encoded by the exons ATGGCATACAACGGTCCTGGCGGTGGCCAAGGCGGGGGACACCCGCTACAAGATCTTCCCTCGGGCAGTAGC TATCACCTGCCCCCtcacgaggaggaagaacaaGCCGGACGATATCTGCTGAACGAGCCTGGCTCGCATGGCTACGAGCATGATAGACTCGGCGCCGGGACTCCTCCCGACCGCCCTGTTTCAGCTTACAGTCTCACCGAGTCTTATGCTCCTGGAGCCTCGCCCATCGGCACTCCTGGCCTGGGCAGCGACAACGGATACGGCCA CTGGGTTCagagacagcagcagcccgcCGGTGGTGGCCTGAAGCGTTACAACACCCGAAAGGTTAAGCTTGTCCAGGGTTCCGTTCTGAGTATCGACTACCCCGTGCCCAGCGCCATCAAAAACGCAGTTGAGCCCAAGTACCGCGATGTTGAAGGCGGCAACGAGGAGTTTGTCAAGATGCGATACACCGCGGCTACCTGTGATCCCAATGACTTCACCCTGAAGAACGGTTACGACTTGCGGCCGCGAATGTACAACCGTCACACCGAACTCCTGATTGCCATTACATACTATAACGAAGACAAGGTTCTGCTTGCCAGAACTCTGCACGGTGTGATGCAGAACATTCGTGATATTGTCAACCTGAAGAAATCGACCTTCTGGAACAAGGGAGGTCCTGCCTGGCAGAAGATCGTCGTGTGCTTCGTCTTTGACGGTATCGACAAGGCTGACAAGAACACTCTGGACGTGCTCGCCACTATTGGTGTGTACCAGGACGGTGTTGTCAAGAAGGATGTCGACGGCAAGGAAACCGTCGCTCACATCTTCGAGTACACCAGTCAGCTTTCCGTCACGCCTAACCAGCAGCTCATCCGACCTTCTGGTGACAGCCCTCAGAATCTGCCCCCCGTTCAGttcatcttctgcttgaagcagcagaacACCAAGAAGATCAACTCCCATCGTTGGTTGTTCAATGCCTTTGGCCGAATCCTGAACCCCGAAGTCTGcattcttcttgatgccgGTACCAAGCCCAGCCCGCGCTCGCTGCTGGCTCTGTGGGAGGGTTTCTACAACGACAAGGATCTCGGTGGTGCTTGTGGTGAGATTCACGCCATGTTaggcaagggcggcaagaagctgctcaaccCCCTGGTCGCTGTGCAGAACTTTGAGTACAAGATCTCCAACATTCTCGACAAGCCTCTTGAGAGTTCATTTGGCTACGTCTCTGTGTTGCCCGGTGCCTTCTCAGCCTACCGATTCCGAGCCATCATGGGACGCCCTCTGGAGCAGTATTTCCACGGTGACCATACCCTGTCCAAGATTCTTGGTAAGAAGGGTATCGACGGCATGAACATtttcaagaagaacatgtTCTTGGCCGAAGATCGTATTCTCTGTTTCGAGCTGGTCGCCAAGGCTGGCCAGAAGTGGCATTTGACCTacatcaaggccgccaagggTGAAACAGATGTGCCCGAAGGTGCTGCCGAATTCATCAGTCAGCGTCGTCGTTGGCTCAACGGTTCGTTTGCCGCCTCTCTGTATGCGCTGATGCACTTCGGCCGAATGTACAAGTCTGGCCACAACATCATCCGCATGTTCTTCTTGCACATTCAGCTCATTTACAACTTCCTCAAcgtcatcttctcctggTTTTCTCTGGCTTCTTACTacctcaccaccaccgtcaTCATGGACCTTGTGGGTACCCCGGTTATTGCTTCATCCAACTCGTCTGAGCATCACGGCTGGCCTTTTGGAGACGAGGCGACGCCTATTATCAACACGCTTCTgaagtacctgtacctcgCATTCGTTATCCTGCAGTTTATTCTTGCCCTGGGTAACAGACCAAAGGGTTCCAAGTTCACCTACATTGCTTCCTTCATGGTCTTTGCGTTGATTCAGGGTTACATCTTGGTTctttccgtcttcttggtcgTTCAAGCGTTCAACACACCTATCCAGGATCAGATCAACTTTGACtctggagaagatttcgTCAAGAGTTTCTTCTTCGGAGCGGGTGCTGCAGGTGTCATTATCATTGCCTTGATCACCATTTACGGTCTGTACTTCATTGCCTCTTTCCTCTACCTCGACCCTTGGCACATGTTCCACTCTTTCCCCCACTATCTGTTGCTCATGTCGACCTATATCAACATTCTCATGGTCTACGCGTTCAACAACTGGCACGATGTGTCTTGGGGTACCAAGGGTTCCGATAAGGCTGAGGCTCTCCCGTCTGCCAACGTCcaaaagggcgagaagaacgAAGTTGTCGTCGAAGAAATTgagaaggagcaggaggatATCGACAGTCAGTTCGAGCAGACTGTCCGACGAGCCCTGGCCCCCTTtaaggaggaggaagaggtcgagaagaaggacgtCGAGGACGGCTACAAGTCTTTCCGTACCGGCCTGGTCGTCTCTTGGCTGTTTTCCAACAttatcctcatcatcggTGTCACTACCGACGACTTTGCCCAGTCTGGTTTGGTG GGAACCTCATCCAGCCGTACtgccaacttcttcaagttCCTTCTGTACGCTACGGCCGTGCTGTCTCTTATCCGCTTCATAGGTTTCCTCTGGTTCCTGGGTAAGACGGGTCTCATGTGCTGCTTCGCCAGAAGGTAA
- a CDS encoding UAA transporter family domain-containing protein, which produces MSDKKNDDYPLQDMENGDVGKVRAYSRSPSPRAKSGGFDFSKIDNSPGASVLGYCLASISMTVVNKYVVSGSSWNMNFLYLAIQSIVCVVAIQACKQAGLITNLSPFDPEKGKKWFPVSVLLVGMIYTGAKALQYISVPVYTIFKNLTIIVIAYGEVLWFGGSVTPTILLSFGLIIFSSMVAAWADADAAGRSSKASQSFSTLQIGYTWMGLNVICQAAFVLGMRKVIKKMGFKDWDTMFYNNFLTIPVLIIGSLLVEDWSSENLARNFPEETRTNLILGMVYSGLGAIFISYSSAWCIRVTSSTTYSMVGALNKLPIAVSGLIFFDAPVTFGSVSAIFIGFVSGLVYAWGKIRQGEKAKMSLPVTKPVMSASSQSNNDASRA; this is translated from the exons ATGtcggacaagaagaacgaCGACTATCCCCTCCAGGACATGGAGAACGGAGATGTGGGAAAGGTCAGGGCCTACTCTCGCTCACCGTCGCCTCGAGCCAAGTCTGGCGGCTTTGACTTTTCCAAGATCGACAACAGCCCGGGAGCATCTGTTCTCGGTTACTGCTTGgcgtccatctccatgacgGTCGTCAACAAATACGTTGTTTCTGGCTCTTCATGGAACATGAACTTTCTCTACCTTGCTATTCAA TCCATTGTGTGTGTTGTTGCTATTCAAGCCTGCAAGCAGGCTGGCCTAATTACCAACCTTTCTCCATTTGATCcggagaagggaaagaaat GGTTCCCTGTTTCTGTTCTTTTGGTTGGCATGATTTATACTGGTGCCAAGGCGCTTCAATACATCTCCGTGCCCGTGTATACCATCTTCAAGAACCTTACCATCATTGTCATTGCTTACGGAGAGGTGCTCTGGTTTGGGGGCAGCGTTACCCCCaccattcttctctcttttggcCTGATCATCTTCAGCTCCATGGTTGCTGCTTGggccgatgccgatgccgcgGGTCGTTCATCAAAGGCATCTCAATCCTTTAGTACTCTGCAGATTGGCTACACCTGGATGGGTTTAAACGTCATTTGCCAGGCTGCGTTTGTGCTGGGTATGCGCAaggtcatcaagaagatgggcTTCAAGGACTGGGACA CCATGTTCTACAATAACTTCTTGACTATTCCTGTCCTGATCATTGGATCTCTTCTGGTTGAGGACTGGTCTTCCGAAAACTTGGCACGAAACTTTCCCGAGGAAACGCGTACCAACCTCATCCTCGGCATGGTGTACTCGGGTCTGggtgccatcttcatctcctaCTCCTCCGCCTGGTGTATTCGCGTTACCTCCTCTACGACTTACTCAATGGTGGGAGCTCTGAACAAGCTTCCCATTGCTGTCAGCGGTCTCATTTTCTTCGATGCACCTGTTACCTTTGGCAGTGtttctgccatcttcattggTTTCGTCAGCGGTCTCGTGTACGCTTGGGGCAAGATCCGCCAGggtgaaaaggccaagatgtCGCTGCCAGTGACTAAGCCCGTCATGAGTGCCAGCTCTCAGAGCAACAACGACGCGTCAAGAGCGTAA